Proteins encoded by one window of Polyodon spathula isolate WHYD16114869_AA chromosome 16, ASM1765450v1, whole genome shotgun sequence:
- the LOC121328577 gene encoding espin-like, whose protein sequence is MEKEEEARLAAMPAWRREIMKKKLEDEKEQKRQEEERTKKEKDEAEKEQLEKIRTLGYDETKLAPWQRQIILKKGDIAKH, encoded by the exons atg GAGAAAGAGGAGGAAGCCCGCTTAGCTGCTATGCCTGCCTGGAGGAGAGAAATAATGAAGAAGAAACTGGAAGACGAAAA GGAGCAAAAAAG ACAAGAGGAAGAGAGGACAAAGAAGGAGAAAGATGAAGCGGAGAAGGAGCAGCTGGAAAAAATCCGAACCCTCGGGTACGACGAGACAAAACTGGCGCCGTGGCAACGGCAGATCATCCTGAAGAAAGGAGACATAGCGAAGCATTAG
- the LOC121328565 gene encoding rho guanine nucleotide exchange factor 16-like, translated as MSQRHSVGSVGDQAPLLLAGQFASDLQLDASLSEPSAAGPSREKHRSLGHLPKEDLSLPKLSTSPENEPKKIILSTQSEASRRRGTQQLIPKGLAVASRPKQRYHTTGVSMPMWEAISQQEKRASVPAVSWEDYDADDFEEDGGGMLSRNRRNQSYRAAVKGFHNGAPEPVKTGASLKPVQEERAPSPRSPSRSKKSLGRKRNAKHGGSFKDEPRLYQEIRERGLHSSNQDPDDDFVHVEQLGPDEGIVVKNYRPTQLTWSQLPEVQERGILDRISPEERKRQEAIFEIILSEHSYQHSLNVLVRLFKTSKELRKTMNITEHHHLFSNISDILEVSKSFFADLEKRHGEDPLIRDISDIVENHSSTHFKPYIIYCSNEVYQQRTLQKLLASNTAFKEALKHIEMTADCGGLSMISFLILPMQRVTRLPLLMDTICQKTSTDLEEYHSAVKALKSISKLVKQCNDGARRMERTEQMYTIQKQMEFGKIKPFPLVSASRWLQKRGELAVCTEELSIFWKAFTNKSYYLFLFNDVLIVTRKKSEESYLVMDYATLEQIEVQLLESSEGQLASGSPRSSSSPNPNMFKVLMKRNSEGKEEQIALVAESPSDRARWVIALQHHKHTDNDDLNKEDLPQVEIIKGYRAKQPDELSLQQADVVLVLHKVEGWFQGERLRDGERGWFPSSCATEITNRIAVERNVRRMERLRKETDV; from the exons ATGAGCCAGCGGCACTCTGTCGGTTCAGTGGGGGACCAGGCTCCCCTCCTGCTGGCGGGACAGTTTGCTTCTGACCTGCAGCTGGATGCCAGCCTCAGCGAGCCCTCGGCTGCCGGCCCATCCAGAGAAAAGCACCGCTCCCTGGGGCACCTCCCAAAGGAGGACTTGTCCCTGCCCAAACTCTCCACCTCTCCGGAGAACGAGCCCAAGAAGATCATCCTGAGCACGCAGAGCGAGGCGTCCCGAAGGCGGGGCACCCAGCAGCTCATTCCCAAAGGCCTGGCAGTGGCCAGCAGGCCCAAGCAGAGGTACCACACCACGGGGGTGAGCATGCCCATGTGGGAGGCCATCTCGCAGCAGGAGAAGCGCGCCTCTGTGCCGGCGGTGAGCTGGGAGGATTACGACGCGGATGATTTTGAAGAGGATGGTGGCGGCATGCTGAGCAGGAATCGGAGGAATCAGTCTTACCGAGCAGCGGTCAAGGGCTTCCACAACGGGGCCCCGGAGCCTGTGAAGACAGGGGCAAGTCTGAAACCCGTCCAGGAGGAGAGAGCCCCCAGCCCGCGCAGCCCCAGCAGAAGCAAG AAATCTCTAGGACGGAAGAGGAATGCTAAGCATGGTGGCTCCTTCAAAGATG AGCCGCGGCTGTACCAGGAGATTCGGGAGAGGGGGCTCCACTCCAGCAACCAGGACCCAGACGACGACTTTGTGCACGTGGAGCAGCTGGGGCCGGACGAGGGAATCGTGGTCAAGAACTACCGACCCACCCAGCTAACCTGGAGCCAGCTGCCCGag GTACAAGAACGAGGCATCCTGGATCGGATCTCGCCAGAGGAGCGGAAGCGACAGGAG GCCATCTTCGAGATCATCCTGTCCGAACACTCGTACCAGCACAGCCTGAACGTCCTGGTGCGCCTCTTCAAGACGTCCAAGGAGCTGAGGAAGACCATGAACATCACGGAGCACCACCATCTCTTCTCCAACATCTCCGACATCCTGGAGGTCAGCAAGAG CTTCTTCGCCGACTTGGAGAAAAGACACGGGGAGGACCCGCTGATCAGAGACATCAGCGACATCGTGGAGAACCACTCCTCCACCCACTTCAAACCCTACATAATCTACTGCTCCAATGAGGTTTACCAGCAGAGGACACTGCAGAAACTACT GGCGAGCAACACGGCTTTCAAGGAGGCTCTGAAGCACATCGAGATGACGGCGGATTGCGGGGGGCTGTCCATGATCTCCTTCCTCATTCTGCCCATGCAGAGAGTGACCCGTCTGCCTCTGCTTATGGAT acgATCTGCCAGAAAACCAGCACAGACCTTGAAGAATACCACTCTGCAGTGAAGGCTTTGAAATCCATCAGCAAG CTGGTGAAGCAGTGTAACGATGGAGCTCGCAGAATGGAGAGGACCGAACAGATGTACACTATACAGAAGCAGATGGAATTTGGCAAGATTAAG CCCTTCCCCCTGGTGTCTGCATCGCGGTGGCTGCAGAAGCGTGGCGAGCTGGCGGTCTGCACAGAGGAGCTCAGCATCTTCTGGAAGGCTTTCACCAACAAGAGCTACTACCTGTTCCTCTTCAACGACGTGCTCATCGTCACCAGAAAGAAAAG TGAGGAGAGCTATCTGGTGATGGACTACGCCACTTTGGAGCAAATAGAGGTGCAGCTCCTAGAGAGCAGCGAGGGTCAGCTGGCGAGTGGTTCACCGCGCAGCAGCTCCAGCCCCAACCCCAACATGTTCAAGGTGTTGATGAAGAGGAACAGCGAGGGCAAGGAGGAGCAGATTGCTCTGGTCGCAGAGTCTCC gaGCGACCGAGCTCGCTGGGTCATTGCCCTCCAgcaccacaaacacacagacaacgaCGACTTAAACAAAGAAG ATCTTCCGCAGGTGGAGATAATAAAGGGCTACAGGGCCAAGCAGCCAGACGAGCTGAGCTTGCAACAGGCTGACGTGGTCCTGGTTTTGCACAAAGTGGAAG GCTGGTTCCAGGGGGAGAGGCTGCGGGACGGGGAGAGGGGCTGGTTCCCTTCGTCCTGCGCCACCGAGATAACGAACCGCATCGCCGTGGAGCGCAACGTGCGGCGCATGGAGAGACTGCGCAAGGAGACAGACGTGTGA
- the LOC121328947 gene encoding espin-like protein, which produces MRKSVGHRVLSRDPSADLEFKQPDSGMSSPNTTRSSSAQQTRFDIGSPSSTLSNYDSCNSSQSSTGEKRSGSMGPQGPGAPETAITDMQAYMDMLDPDLGSEAQKKGGPAPTAPPPPSFSPPPRPGVGGSSDGGGGSMGRGCVPAPSPPEDQPSAEMYLHVKSNLRHVESGVLKKESTPGDGTPERLRRVDSNRKSRNFNKQPSTGDYYKSLGSDTADKQASRAMAPNEKGSLLLEEAAASGTSQQNGTSEVLPAPPPPPPPAESMPTPPPPPPLPTDTPQDNSTQRRPSSSAGSTKSFNMMSPMGDNSDLLAEIKAGKNLKPTPQTKGYTTVYSTGSGQTGPSAEVPASPAPTSTVPVNPVAPTAQLSSTSPTATPTTPTEPTATPTAPPSDRQSPKSLAAALTEEQQPSPVVVNGNADSKPPSQMSLADLETLVPTHDEGGMPIPEWKRQVMVRKLQLKIQEEDESRRKKKSINQHTEGNPIPLFFFFFPLIQFANTGYYQPEGWRYSHTHNAILGPFGELMTEADLIRIERQVENLQVMHKVQRVEKELNQLERELQQLLPVSVALCHEHFTVNPKQVQGQAEDLPAWCSKISTLLKSMAVLLATLGGKEIDILGMMPPALPEYHRSSAQSPPRSPQAAEAAAASVHIGRSQSFSTREEVEKEIKQCGVSVKNLKANYELQSQSREEDSKPSRVYKRKRSLPVGSESSYRSEPILEEDYIYDSGELHWSNDMPNMKLVDEPIIMPSYAPLTYGGSENICQAEMDQYNQNLIMDQDALFSPDHLTRSLQVQTDLSYVQEYINMRKERIVFLFLEHWRKWTFTESFRRKQYRRSSSISAAGGRDFEDPSEYEHATSEDDRLICFMKQRQVVGKLIGHWRTIISQVPTRQIRRLSRAQMIYWPEHFLPHINGAPVNYDNLTLDLFMLGYFQLLEMSMSHSERKFRHLLCYEMFDRLGSHSWELIREFHQEVMEEIESGKRDWTDGFEDIKRRFFVETAQVDSVDSVEASADKTRPVQEPEETIPDILSQPESILGSPSVEYAVEELNQPVPTTRKDSVQLISELGEFSNEEICRYIDRSFSFWKEKEAELFDI; this is translated from the exons ATGCGAAAG AGCGTGGGGCACCGGGTGCTGTCGCGGGACCCCTCGGCAGACCTGGAGTTCAAGCAGCCCGACTCGGGGATGTCCTCCCCCAACACCACCAGGTCATCCTCCGCCCAGCAGACGCGCTTCGACATCGGCTCCCCCTCCAGCACCCTCTCCAACTACGACTCCTGCAACTCCAGCCAGTCGAGTACGGGAGAGAAGAGGAGCGGCTCCATGGGGCCCCAAGGGCCAG GGGCTCCGGAGACAGCCATCACAGACATGCAGGCATACATGGACATGCTGGACCCAGACCTGGGATCCGAGGCACAGAAGAAAGGAGGGCCAGCCCCCACAGCCCCTCCTCcaccctccttctctccccctccccgTCCGGGGGTAGGCGGCTCGAGTGACGGGGGGGGAGGGTCGATGGGGCGTGGTTGTGTACCGGCACCCAGCCCCCCCGAGGACCAGCCCTCCGCCGAGATGTACCTGCACGTCAAGAGCAACCTGCGGCACGTGGAGAGCGGGGTCCTCAAGAAGGAG TCGACTCCAGGAGACGGCACCCCAGAGAGACTGCGAAGAGTCGACTCCAACAGGAAATCCAGAAACTTTAACAAGCAGCCTAGTACTGGGGATTATTACAAATCACTCGGCAGCGACACGGCGGACAAACAGGCAAGCAGGGCCATGGCACCCAACGAGAAG GGGTCTCTCTTGCTTGAAGAAGCAGCGGCGAGTGGGACCAGCCAGCAGAACGGGACCTCTGAGGTGCTGCCAGCCCctccacctcctccccctccagCAGAGAGCATGCCgactcccccccctccccccccgctGCCCACCGACACGCCCCAAGACAACAGCACCCAGCGCCGGCCGTCCTCCTCTGCAGGCA GTACAAAGTCGTTCAATATGATGTCTCCAATGGGTGATAACTCAGATCTGCTGGCTGAGATCAAAGCTGGGAAGAATTTGAAGCCAACCCCCCAGACTAAAGGGTACACCACTGTCTACAGCACCGGCAGCGGGCAGACTGGTCCCAGC GCAGAGGtccctgcatctccagccccgacCTCAACAGTCCCAGTAAACCCAGTAGCCCCTACTGCCCAGCTCTCATCCACAAGCCCCACAGcgacccccaccacccccacagAGCCCACCGCCACTCCCACAGCTCCCCCCAGTGATAGGCAGAGCCCCAAGTCCCTGGCAGCAGCCCTGACAGAGGAGCAGCAGCCCTCCCCCGTGGTGGTGAATGGGAATGCAGACTCCAAGCCGCCCAGCCAGATGAGCCTGGCAGACTTGGAGACCCTGGTGCCCACCCATGACGAGGGCGGCATGCCGATCCCAGAGTGGAAGCGACAGGTGATGGTGCGCAAGCTGCAGCTCAAGATCCAGGAGGAGGACGAGAGCAGGCGAAAG aaaaaaagcataaatcagcATACTGAGGGAAACCCCATccctctcttcttttttttttttcccctgatacAGTTCGCCAACACCGGGTACTATCAGCCTGAGGGTTGGCGGTACTCCCATACACACAACGCTATCCTCGGGCCGTTTGGAGAGCTCATGACAGAGGCCGACCTCATCCGCATAGAGAGGCAGGTCGAGAACCTGCAAGTGATGCACAAGGTCCAGAGGGTGGAGAAGGAACTAAACCAGCTGGAGCGAGAGCTGCAGCAGCTCCTGCCCGTATCGGTGGCGTTGTGTCACGAGCATTTCACTGTGAACCCCAAGCAGGTTCAGGGGCAGGCAGAGGACCTCCCAGCCTGGTGCAGCAAGATCTCCACTCTCCTGAAAAGCATGGCTGTTCTCCTGGCAACCCTGGGAGGCAAGGAGATAGACATCTTGGGCATGATGCCACCGGCCCTCCCTGAATACCACAGGAGCTCAGCACAAAGCCCTCCTCGGTCTCCtcaagcagcagaagcagcagcagcttcagtCCATATCGGGAGATCTCAGTCATTTTCTACCAGGGAGGAGGTGGAGAAGGAGATCAAGCAGTGTGGTGTGTCGGTTAAAAACCTGAAAGCAAACTATGAGCTGCAAAGCCAATCGAGGGAGGAGGACAGCAAACCAAGCAGGGTCTACAAACGCAAGCGGTCACTGCCGGTGGGCAGCGAGTCTAGTTACAGATCAGAACCCATCTTGGAAGAGGACTACATCTACGACAGCGGAGAGCTGCACTGGTCAAACGACATGCCGAACATGAAGCTTGTGGACGAGCCCATAATCATGCCGTCCTATGCCCCACTTACCTACGGGGGATCCGAAAACATATGTCAAGCAGAGATGGATCAGTACAATCAAAATTTAATCATGGATCAAGATGCCCTGTTCAGCCCAGATCACTTGACTCGCAGTCTTCAGGTCCAGACTGATCTGAGTTACGTCCAGGAATACATAAACATGAGGAAGGAGAGGATTGTGTTCTTGTTCCTTGAGCACTGGCGCAAGTGGACCTTCACAGAGTCCTTCAGACGCAAGCAGTatagaagaagcagcagcatctCTGCTGCTGGGGGCAGGGATTTTGAAGACCCCAGTGAGTATGAACATGCAACCAGCGAGGATGACAGGCTCATCTGCTTCATGAAGCAGAGGCAAGTGGTCGGGAAACTCATTGGCCACTGGAGGACCATCATCAGCCAGGTCCCCACGCGGCAGATAAGACGTCTGAGCAGGGCGCAGATGATCTACTGGCCCGAGCACTTCCTCCCGCACATAAACGGAGCCCCTGTGAACTACGACAACTTGACCCTGGACCTCTTCATGCTGGGTTACTTCCAGCTGCTGGAGATGAGCATGTCCCACTCTGAACGCAAGTTCCGCCACCTGCTGTGCTACGAGATGTTCGACCGGCTGGGCAGCCACAGCTGGGAGCTGATCCGTGAATTTCACCAGGAGGTGATGGAGGAGATTGAGTCCGGGAAGCGGGACTGGACAGATGGGTTCGAGGACATCAAGCGGAGGTTCTTCGTGGAAACCGCGCAGGTGGACTCGGTGGACTCGGTGGAGGCCAGTGCAGACAAGACACGCCCCGTCCAGGAGCCCGAGGAAACCATCCCTGACATACTGTCTCAACCGGAGTCGATCCTCGGCTCCCCAAGTGTTGAGTACGCAGTGGAGGAGCTCAACCAACCTGTTCCTACAACCAGAAAGGACTCCGTCCAGCTCATCTCCGAACTGGGAGAGTTCAGCAATGAGGAGATCTGTCGATACATAGACCGCAGCTTCTCCTTTTGGAAGGAAAAGGAAGCCGAACTCTTTGACATTTGA
- the LOC121328576 gene encoding transcription factor HES-5-like, translating to MAPSTMHSAFQVTTKEKNKLRKPIVEKMRRDRINTSIEQLKTLLQKEFRQQQPGSKLEKADILEMTAGFLKGQVKTSTKLGYSQGFSQCLQESIRFLSLQAPQQAAELRVMERFYGSQNATLSRLSPQPLQNSEPRQVCTKQPANTSPSWRPW from the exons ATGGCACCTTCCACCATGCACAGTGCTTTCCAAGTGACAACCAAAGAAAAGAATAAG ttACGCAAACCGATCGTGGAAAAGATGCGCAGAGATCGCATCAACACCAGCATCGAGCAGCTGAAGACGCTTCTTCAGAAGGAGTTTCGTCAACAGCAGCCGGGTTCCAAGCTGGAGAAAGCTGATATCTTAGAAATGACCGCGGGCTTCCTGAAAGGACAGGTCAAGACCAGCACCAAACTGGGCTATAGCCAGGGCTTTTCCCAGTGTCTGCAGGAGTCCATCCGCTTCCTGTCTCTCCAGGCGCCACAACAAGCCGCTGAGTTGAGAGTGATGGAGCGTTTCTACGGATCACAGAACGCCACCCTGAGTCGCTTATCTCCCCAGCCTCTCCAGAACTCTGAACCTCGCCAGGTCTGCACGAAACAGCCGGCTAACACCAGCCCCTCGTGGAGACCCTGGTAA